One part of the Pogoniulus pusillus isolate bPogPus1 chromosome 8, bPogPus1.pri, whole genome shotgun sequence genome encodes these proteins:
- the HYI gene encoding putative hydroxypyruvate isomerase, producing MSLRFSANLSWLFPELPALPARLEAAAAAGFRAVEAAWPAGCPAQVLRAAAERAEVQIVLLNMPPGDQEAGEMGLAAVPGRQPAFRQSLAAAVQYAKEVGCPRIHLMAGRVPLGADRAAVAGKMETTFIENLRYAADLLAQEDMIGLVEPINNRITDPRYYLNTPHQAAAILEKVGRPNLKLQLDLFHCQIMDGNLSHNLETYFPLTGHIQIAQVPGRHEPDSPGELNFPYIFKLLESLSYTGYVGCEYAPKGDTLEGLGWLRSYWESRGMQHGGTSKATE from the exons ATGTCGCTGCGCTTCTCCGCCAACCTCTCGTGGCTGTTCCCTGAGCTCCCGGCGCTGCCGGCCCGGCTGGAGGCTGCGGCGGCCGCCGGGTTCCGGGCAGTGGAGGCGGCCTGGCCGGCGGGGTGCCCGGCCCAGGTGCTGCGAGCCGCGGCGGAGAGGGCGGAGGTGCAGATCGTCCTCCTCAACATGCCCCCCG GGGACCAGGAGGCCGGCGAAATGGGGCTGGCGGCCGTGCCCGGGCGGCAGCCTGCCTTTCGGCAGAGCCTGGCCGCGGCGGTGCAGTACGCCAAGGAGGTGGGCTGCCCCAG GATTCACTTGATGGCTGGGAGGGTTCCCCTGGGTGCAGAccgggcagcagtggcaggcaaGATGGAAACCACCTTCATTGAGAATCTCAGATATGCTGCTGACCTCCTGGCTCAG GAAGACATGATTGGACTGGTGGAGCCTATTAACAACCGCATCACTGACCCTCGCTACTACCTGAACACCCCACACCAAG CTGCTGCCATCCTGGAGAAGGTGGGACGGCCCAACctgaagctgcagctg GACCTCTTTCACTGCCAGATCATGGATGGGAATTTGTCACACAACCTGGAAACATACTTCCCACTCACTG GTCACATCCAGATTGCACAGGTGCCAGGGCGGCATGAGCCTGATAGCCCAGGGGAGTTGAATTTCCCCTATATCTTCAAGCTCCTGGAGTCCCTCAGCTATACTGGTTACGTGGGGTGTGAGTATGCTCCAAAAG GAGACACTCTggaaggtctgggctggctgcgcTCATACTGGGAGAGCCGAGGGATGCAGCATGGTGGGACCAGCAAGGCAACAGAATAA